The following proteins are co-located in the Vigna angularis cultivar LongXiaoDou No.4 chromosome 2, ASM1680809v1, whole genome shotgun sequence genome:
- the LOC108328728 gene encoding uncharacterized protein LOC108328728, whose translation MGNCLVLQEKVVRIMKTDGKILEYKTPIRVEEVLLQFSGHAVSESLTVVRYLEPQTKLVRGQLYHLVALPPPSPKTNKKVRFADPEVQDVQKSNVVRIKLVISKQELQDMLQNGGFSVSNMLSLVDEVKVEDLSQKNDDVSQGWKPALESIPEVK comes from the coding sequence ATGGGAAATTGCTTAGTGCTGCAAGAGAAGGTTGTCAGAATCATGAAAACAGATGGAAAAATTCTTGAATACAAAACACCCATCAGAGTGGAAGAGGTTTTGCTACAATTTTCTGGGCATGCAGTATCAGAATCTCTCACAGTCGTGCGGTATCTGGAGCCTCAGACAAAGTTGGTGAGAGGGCAGTTATACCACCTTGTGGCTCTACCACCACCATCACCAAAAACTAACAAGAAGGTGAGGTTCGCGGATCCAGAAGTTCAAGATGTACAGAAAAGTAACGTGGTTAGGATCAAGCTTGTTATTAGTAAGCAAGAACTGCAGGATATGCTGCAGAATGGAGGGTTTTCTGTTAGTAATATGTTGTCTCTAGTTGATGAGGTTAAGGTTGAAGATTTGTCTCAAAAGAATGATGATGTCTCACAAGGGTGGAAACCAGCGTTGGAAAGCATACCTGAAGTAAAGTAG